The sequence TCGGGAAGCATACCGCCTCCCGGAAGACGCTTCACTTCCTCGGCCTTCCGCTCCTCGATGGGGATCTCCCGTCCAGAAGGCAAGCCGGGATCTATGGTGGTCAGCGGCGCCGCCACGTAAAATGGAATACCGTGATGGCGGGCAAGTACCGCCAGGGGATAGGTGCCGATCTTATTCGCCGTGTCGCCGTTGCCGGCGATCCTGTCGGCCCCGACGATCACGGCGTCGATCCCGCCCTTCTTCATCAGGCTTCCGGCCATATTGTCGCAGATAAGGGTCACGTCAAAACCGTCCTCGAGAAGCTCCCACACCGTAAGGCGGGCTCCCTGCAGCACGGGTCGGGTCTCGCAGGAAAAGACCCTTACGTCCTTCCCCTCCTCCCGGGCGGACCGGATGACTCCCAGGGCCGTGCCGTGGCCGCCCGTGGCCAGTGCCCCGGCGTTGCAGTGGGTTATCACCGTGCACGCCGGCGGCAGCAGTTCGGCCCCCGCCCTGCCCATGGCCCGGTTGCATTCCAGGTCGTCGGCGAGGATCATCCCCGCCTCGGCGAGAAGACCTTCAAAAAGGCCGTCATCGGGAAGGGAGGCCATCATTTTCTCCATCCGGCGGAGAGCCCGGGAAAGGTTCACCGCCGTGGGACGGGTCCGTACAAGGCGCAGGGACGCATCCCGGGCTGCCGACCGACCGTCCCTGGACGCCATGGCCACGCCGAAAGCGGCGGCTATGCCGATGGCAGGCGCCCCCCGGACGGCCATGGTTTCAATGGCCACGGCCACATCCTCTGC comes from Aminivibrio sp. and encodes:
- the mtnA gene encoding S-methyl-5-thioribose-1-phosphate isomerase; translation: MVPPVLYWKNNRLYILDQRALPGAVMFLECTAAEDVAVAIETMAVRGAPAIGIAAAFGVAMASRDGRSAARDASLRLVRTRPTAVNLSRALRRMEKMMASLPDDGLFEGLLAEAGMILADDLECNRAMGRAGAELLPPACTVITHCNAGALATGGHGTALGVIRSAREEGKDVRVFSCETRPVLQGARLTVWELLEDGFDVTLICDNMAGSLMKKGGIDAVIVGADRIAGNGDTANKIGTYPLAVLARHHGIPFYVAAPLTTIDPGLPSGREIPIEERKAEEVKRLPGGGMLPDDYTVWNPAFDVTDGDLISAIITEKGVLRPPYGPAISALFPKED